Genomic segment of Penaeus monodon isolate SGIC_2016 chromosome 32, NSTDA_Pmon_1, whole genome shotgun sequence:
NNNNNNNNNNNNNNNNNNNNNNNNNNNNNNNNNNNNNNNNNNNNNNNNNNNNNNNNNNNNNNNNNNNNNNNNNNNNNNNNNNNNNNNNNNNNNNNNNNNNNNNNNNNNNNNNNNNNNNNNNNNNNNNNNNNNNNNNNNNNNNNNNNNNNNNNNNNNNNNNNNNNNNNNNNNNNNNNNNNNNNNNNNNNNNNNNNNNNNNNNNNNNNNNNNNNNNNNNNNNNNNNNNNNNNNNNNNNNNNNNNNNNNNNNNNNNNNNNNNNNNNNNCACATAAATGTAAAACCTGTAAGGAAAAAATAAGTATCTCTGCATCGatatatcttataaattaaaaataaaatcatacacgTTTTGAACATGTTCGAAAATCCTATATTATAACAGCTGTTACTTTATAAACACACTCGGCCGTATGAGCAAACATCCTTGAATAAGGCGACTCCATATTTGCGGAGGACGGAGGCGCTGGACCGGAAGTCTGTGGGTGCGGGACAAGGCGAAGCCGAACTCGGACTTGAAGCCTGCATGTCATAATCAGTCTTGATCACTTCGTAGTGAGCGGCGAAaactgtaagagagagaaagaaaaaagtcctaTTCAAACGTGACTTTATGCGAGCGATGAAAAGTGTTGATGGGAAGGTATAATTAATTACAAGATAAATCAATACGTTATCGACATTGGAACTGGATATGTTATAATCTATATACGGGGAAATGTACACATGAAAATCGGTAAGCATGTAGACATGTAGGAGGATATTTGTAGGGTATATCTCTCCCTTCAGTCTCATCATTGATAATGCTTATCAGCCTTATCGAGGATCTGGATCTGATAACATCGTCTAGAATACGATCAAAATATAAATGCGGTCAAAGGGATTAAGAGATGACGTAAAGAAAAGAGATGACGTAAAGAAAATACAGATGCATCATGCTGTTAAATCAAGCCATGTAACTGCAGTGATTCAGCAAAGAGGGAGGTCACGCTTTCCTCGTACTGAGGTTGTCCTGGTTGGCTACCTTCGCGCACTTTCCATACACCATGAAATCTGGAATACTATCTGTACCGACAAGAACCACGGTGACAGCGGAAGTTAATATGGGAAGCATCGTGGCTTAAGGCTTGATGTTGCATTATCACGCTGCAATAaagttttaaggttttaaaaagaaCCAGCCTTAAAGGCGGGGACACGCTTGCAGGGCGGAGCGAAGGAAGGGGATTGATATCCCTTGTATCTCAtggattttttatctttgttcttcctttttttcaattcgtTAGGTGGACTGACGACAAGTACATAATTCAGTTTAGAACGACACAGACGCATTCCGATCGATCCTGACTACGTGCTGTAATTGACTCTCCCGGGGACCTCTGGGTTCTCTCCCGCCTCACCTTGCTCTTATAAACTGGGAACGATTACTATTGGACACAACTCCTTTGACACGACCATGAACGCTGCAATATTTCTCTTTGCTCTTTTCGCTGCCGTCGCTGCTGACAAAATTCCTGGCTTTGTTGTTCCAGGAAAATGTCCAGTTGTAGATGAGAAAACATTGTTCGAACAACAGAAACCTAACCACTCCAGGGTAAGTTACTCAATATATATACTCAATGTGATAATAATGTCATGAAGagatattacaatataattttcttctctttcagtaCGCTGGTATATGGTACGAGATTGCTCTCACGGATAACCCTTATCAACTTCTGGAAAAGTGTGTCCGTAATGAATATTCTTTTGGTAAGAAGCTGACAATACAAACGTTTTTAAAGTCATAAAGTTACCCCAACTTTCTGTCTTAGAAATAGCATGAGAGAGTACTCTTGTTTTTTACACTAATGAATTACTTATTACATTTCCCTGTACAGATGGCACGAAATTCACAGCCATATCCAGTGGTATCGGCGGTGATGGTACTGCGatgaagagaaacggagagattTTGCCCATGCCTTTAGGAGAGCCTCATCTTTCCGTGAACTACGAAGAATGTGAGGATGCAAAAGGAAATcctataatgaatgaaataaagaaatattgtgCTCAAAGATAGCATGCATTGNNNNNNNNNNNNNNNNNNNNNNNNNNNNNNNNNNNNNNNNNNNNNNNNNNNNNNNNNNNNNNNNNNNNNNNNNNNNNNNNNNNNNNNNNNNNNNNNNNNNNNNNNNNNNNNNNNNNNNNNNNNNNNNNNNNNNNNNNNNNNNNNNNNNNNNNNNNNNNNNNNNNNNNNNNNNNNNNNNNNNNNNNNNNNNNNNNNGTTGAGGTAAAAGTATAAAACGTTTCTCATTCTTTCAGCTTGGATCGCTCCCTATGTCATCCTCGATACGGATTACGAGAACTTCTCCTGCGTCTACTCCTGCACCGAATACAACTTCGGATACTACTCCgacttctccttcatcttctcccgctCGCCAAGCCTTTCGGACAAGTACATTCGACGTTGCGAAGCCGCCTTCAGTAAAATCGGGGTTGATATGTCTCGATTCACTAAGACGGTTCAAGGATCTTCCTGTTCATATTActgaaatacatataataactattGTATATAGATGATTAAATGCAGTGATATGAcataaatgttgttgtttttaataaagTCTAAAATTGCCTCGCatgtttttattccctttaagGGGATCGTCccaaatgaggaggaggggggggggttaagggtctAGCCTATGCTAgcctatgttatatatacaagaatgaagaaaaaaNNNNNNNNNNNNNNNNNNNNNNNNNNNNNNNNNNNNNNNNNNNNNNNNNNNNNNNNNNNNNNNNNNNNNNNNNNNNNNNNNNACTTCTGCTTGTTCCAATCTTGCATATGGCATTTCATAATGACAATGCTCATAGATATGAGTTCGTGAATNNNNNNNNNNNNNNNNNNNNNNNNNNNNNNNNNNNNNNNNNNNNNNNNNNNNNNNNNNNNNNNNNNNNNNNNNNNNNNNNNNNNNNNNttttttttttaatattagttttttgtacatttatacatgaaatatacgTTCCATCGAGACTCCCTGGTAATATGTTGTAGTTTTTGTAGGGGGTCTATATGTGTACCAAGTACGAAtcactaatgttaaaaaataaaagtacaacTAATTATAATATTTCAGTTTGGAATAGCCCTAGCGGTCGGTACCGTCCACCGCCCGCAAATTTGCTTTGATTTAATATTCGAATTTCGTAAAAATAATTGACACACTGATTATTTTATGTTGAANNNNNNNNNNNNNNNNNNNNNNNNNNNNNNNNNTGGTCTTATCTATCCGTTTCGTACCCTTTTCATGCGTTTCCAGTTAAAAATGCAACCTGAGGACGCTGCCGCTGGTCGTAGGTACCACCAATACGGAAAATACCGACTCCACCCAGACGTCCGTTTCATTTTGTTCACTAAGNNNNNNNNNNNNNNNNNNNNNNNNNNNNNNNNNNNNNNNNNNNNNNNNNNNNNNNNNNNNNNNNNNNNNNNNNNNNNNNNNNNNNNNNNNNNNNNNNNTATTAGCAAAGATTATGTGCTCAAATGACTGAACACCAACGTTGTAATGGTTTTCCATGCCCAACGGTCATcttttacaaatatcaataaagaaaactATTTTATCTGGGGCAactattatcttttctttgtgTTGAAAATGGGTTTATTCCTTTTAAAAGAGGTGATTAAAACGGTTAATCTTATTGCCTGTGTTTACATACTTATCAGCCTTCTCGAAAATGAAAACGACCTAGTGGccagctccccccctcccccacccgccttTTGGAACGTCGGAAAAATTCACCGGCCTTGGAAAGTCTCGCCGTAAAATTATTTTACACATGTGCTTCCATAATTCTCAAATTTGAACCGATGTGTTGTATTCAAACTAGAATCATAATCTTATAACAATTTTGTACTGGTNNNNNNNNNNNNNNNNNNNNNNNNNNNNNNNNNNNNNNNNNNNNNNNNNNNNNNNNNNNNNNNNNNNNNNNNNTNNNNNNNNNNNNNNNNNNNNNNNNNNNNNNNNNNNNNNNNNNNNNNNNNNNNNNNNNTTTCTAGTTTAGATTAGTTGTCtttatgatttaatgcatttattaaacGTTTCAGACAGGAATCTCTATTTTCAAAATAGATACCTTTCTAAAGTATGGTCCCTAGTGGAAGTATAATTCtgattaacaattttttttcatatataattNNNNNNNNNNNNNNNNNNNNNNNNNNNNNNNNNNNNNNNNNNNNNNNNNNNNNNNNNNNNNNNNNNNNNNNNNNTTGTTTCATAAGCCGGCGGACCGTCCCGTGTTCGTTAATTTCCAGTGCCTCCATATCTAATTCTGCGGAACTCGCACCATGCCCCCGGTTTTTTAATTttgagaataaaatatatatgcatgaacgaaaaatttaaatatagttcACCATGGCAGACAGTCCGAAAAAATagtaaactgaaataaaaaaaatcggagCATGATGCGATCTTCCCGTAGAGTTGATCAGAGTGAAGAATAGTTTTAGGAAGCTCAGTGAAAAATTCGACCAATGGGATGTTCCAGCGCAGCGTCCAAAAAGAATCGATTTTTTCGACATTTTTGGGTGCCCCTTCCCAACAGGGATGTGTGGATATATGAAATCTAcgttatacacatcatatatttacatatacctcTGTACATTAACTGTTTCTACTTCGTCTGTAAAGCAGATACTCCCGAGGTGACAATACTACAGAGCCTAATTAGCAACCCCTCGAGTTTGCCTGCTACCTCCCTTCAGTGGTCCCGCAAGCTGGAGAGAAGGCAGTCCA
This window contains:
- the LOC119593467 gene encoding crustacyanin-A1 subunit-like produces the protein MNAAIFLFALFAAVAADKIPGFVVPGKCPVVDEKTLFEQQKPNHSRYAGIWYEIALTDNPYQLLEKCVRNEYSFDGTKFTAISSGIGGDGTAMKRNGEILPMPLGEPHLSVNYEESWIAPYVILDTDYENFSCVYSCTEYNFGYYSDFSFIFSRSPSLSDKYIRRCEAAFSKIGVDMSRFTKTVQGSSCSYY